From one Chloroflexota bacterium genomic stretch:
- a CDS encoding DUF177 domain-containing protein translates to MRFNVAQLLKEHSGETRQHTLRENIENLDPEITPLSTLDGAVVLIRTADGVLATGSLHCSLELACSRCLELFSYPLRFTLEEEFRPTIDLATGAQLPRTEDDEPATRIDAHHELDLTEVLRQDILLALPLHPVCRSGCLGLCPQCGKNLNEGPCDCKPDNIDPRFEKLKELLDKS, encoded by the coding sequence ATGCGCTTTAACGTTGCCCAGTTACTCAAAGAGCACTCGGGCGAAACTCGCCAGCATACGTTGCGCGAGAATATCGAAAACCTGGACCCGGAAATTACTCCGTTGAGCACGCTCGACGGCGCGGTGGTTTTGATTCGCACTGCCGATGGCGTTCTCGCGACCGGGTCGCTGCACTGTTCGCTCGAACTCGCGTGTTCGCGTTGCCTCGAGTTGTTCAGTTATCCGCTGCGTTTTACGCTCGAGGAAGAATTTCGACCGACGATTGACCTCGCGACCGGCGCACAATTGCCGCGAACCGAGGACGACGAACCTGCCACACGAATTGACGCGCACCACGAACTTGATCTAACCGAGGTGTTGCGCCAAGACATCTTGCTCGCGTTGCCGCTTCATCCAGTTTGTCGCAGTGGATGCTTGGGTCTCTGCCCGCAATGCGGCAAAAATCTAAACGAGGGTCCATGCGATTGCAAGCCAGATAACATTGATCCGCGTTTTGAAAAACTGAAAGAGTTGCTCGACAAATCGTAA
- a CDS encoding ATPase encodes MSSKTMIDEDEFLDIVDQMRIAIPEEIRQAKKIVQDRDRVIAQAQEEATRILELAKEDAARLTNDHTITKSAQDQAQQIEKQARDTALATRLGADSYAAQTLSDLQAQLAQVAQHIANLQTQVSNGIDFISTQQHNTPTPPEAN; translated from the coding sequence ATGTCTTCCAAGACGATGATTGACGAGGACGAGTTCCTCGACATTGTGGATCAAATGCGAATCGCGATTCCCGAAGAAATTCGCCAAGCGAAAAAAATTGTGCAGGATCGCGACCGCGTGATCGCGCAAGCGCAAGAAGAAGCCACCCGCATTCTCGAACTGGCGAAGGAAGACGCGGCGCGCTTGACGAACGATCACACGATCACCAAATCGGCGCAAGACCAGGCGCAACAGATCGAAAAGCAAGCGCGCGATACGGCGCTCGCGACGCGGCTGGGCGCGGATTCGTACGCCGCGCAAACGCTTTCCGATTTGCAGGCGCAACTCGCCCAGGTCGCGCAACACATCGCGAATTTGCAAACACAGGTGTCGAACGGGATTGATTTCATTTCGACGCAACAACACAACACACCCACGCCTCCTGAAGCGAACTGA
- the fabD gene encoding ACP S-malonyltransferase, giving the protein MVPAQTNHKSDFSFGASVKTAFVFPGQGSQFVGMAQDLVAMYPEARAVFDQADATLGFALSQLCFAGPNDMLTDTFNAQPALLTHGVAAWRVLMSLQPDARPAFTAGHSLGEYSALVAAGAMEFTDALVLVRERGRVMKAAGETNPGAMAAVIGMDDQALQDVCEQTGAQIANYNASGQIVISGAKDALDRAIALAKERGARRVIPLAVSIASHSRLMEAAAREYAGAVATTPMRDPDIPVISNVTAEPLTRVDDIRRELVAQLTSSVQWSKTIEYLSAQGVTKFVELGPKDVLAGLIRRINKNVHAISVGDVASVKGFV; this is encoded by the coding sequence ATGGTTCCAGCGCAGACGAATCATAAATCTGATTTTTCTTTTGGGGCAAGTGTGAAAACTGCATTCGTATTTCCAGGACAAGGTTCGCAGTTCGTCGGGATGGCGCAAGACCTGGTTGCGATGTATCCCGAAGCGCGTGCGGTGTTCGACCAAGCAGACGCGACATTGGGATTCGCGTTGTCGCAACTCTGCTTTGCCGGTCCCAACGACATGCTAACCGATACGTTCAACGCGCAACCCGCGCTTCTCACGCACGGCGTCGCTGCGTGGCGCGTGCTGATGTCGCTTCAACCCGACGCGCGCCCGGCATTCACCGCTGGACATTCGTTGGGCGAGTACTCGGCGCTCGTCGCCGCCGGCGCGATGGAGTTTACGGACGCGCTCGTCCTCGTGCGCGAACGCGGGCGCGTGATGAAAGCCGCGGGTGAAACAAATCCCGGCGCGATGGCAGCAGTGATCGGCATGGACGATCAAGCGTTGCAAGACGTGTGCGAACAAACCGGCGCCCAGATCGCGAATTACAACGCGTCCGGGCAAATCGTCATCTCCGGCGCGAAGGACGCGCTCGACCGCGCGATTGCGTTGGCGAAGGAACGCGGTGCGCGCCGCGTGATTCCGCTTGCGGTGAGCATTGCGTCGCATTCGCGTTTGATGGAAGCGGCGGCGCGCGAGTATGCGGGCGCGGTTGCGACCACGCCGATGCGCGACCCAGACATTCCGGTGATCTCGAACGTGACCGCCGAGCCGCTCACACGCGTAGACGACATTCGTCGCGAATTGGTCGCACAGTTGACTTCGTCGGTGCAGTGGTCGAAGACGATTGAGTATCTGTCCGCACAAGGCGTGACCAAGTTTGTGGAACTGGGTCCGAAGGATGTACTCGCCGGATTGATTCGCCGTATCAACAAAAACGTACACGCGATCAGTGTTGGCGATGTGGCGAGCGTGAAGGGGTTTGTGTAG
- the rpmF gene encoding 50S ribosomal protein L32 yields MPPLPKRKISKGRRDRRRSHLALSAPNLTACPNCHKPRQPHHVCPNCGFYEGEQIYTVEAKKPSKGKK; encoded by the coding sequence ATGCCACCTCTACCAAAACGAAAAATTTCCAAGGGACGGCGCGACCGCCGGCGCAGTCATCTCGCGCTGAGCGCGCCGAATCTGACGGCTTGCCCGAACTGTCACAAGCCGCGCCAGCCACACCACGTCTGCCCGAACTGTGGTTTTTACGAAGGCGAACAGATCTACACCGTCGAGGCGAAAAAACCGTCCAAGGGCAAAAAGTAA